One region of Triticum aestivum cultivar Chinese Spring chromosome 6B, IWGSC CS RefSeq v2.1, whole genome shotgun sequence genomic DNA includes:
- the LOC123136615 gene encoding FCS-Like Zinc finger 12, which translates to MMMRSLEPAAEHKASSSFGNLLSIFLRVSSSEPKPPRRSFDAEGVVGLGIVAAMSRACLTAQPIAIGAAARRRAHEEDELSESYTCVITHMATGAGEGGSMRKRVYFGFGDGGDGWFVEAAEEAPARADDFLSRCCLCNKRLDGLDIYMYRGEKAFCSSECRCHQMLMDDRAENCGSEALRANSYSASPCSAPMSFSPSVAAA; encoded by the exons atgatgatgaggtCTCTAGAGCCGGCGGCCGAGCACAAGGCCTCGTCATCCTTCGGCAACCTCCTCTCCATCTTCCTCCGGGTCAGCTCCTCCGAGCCCAAGCCACCGAGGCGGAGCTTCGACGCCGAGGGCGTCGTCGGGCTCGGCATCGTCGCGGCCATGAGCCGTGCGTGCCTCACCGCCCAGCCAATAGCGATCGGCGCTGCCGCGCGCCGCCGCGCGCACGAGGAGGACGAGCTCTCGGAGAGCTACACGTGCGTCATCACGCACATGGCCACCGGCGCCGGCGAGGGCGGCAGCATGCGCAAGCGCGTGTACTTCGGGTtcggcgacggcggggacggctGGTTCGTGGAAGCCGCTGAGGAGGCGCCCGCGAGGGCAGACGACTTCTTGAGCCGGTGCTGCCTCTGCAACAAGAGGCTTGATGGGCTCGACATCTACATGTACAG GGGGGAGAAAGCCTTCTGCAGCTCCGAGTGCCGATGCCACCAGATGCTCATGGACGACCGCGCAGAAAACTGCGGATCAGAAGCCCTCAGAGCCAACAGCTACTCGGCCTCGCCGTGCTCCGCGCCGATGTCCTTCTCTCCCAGCGTCGCGGCGGCCTAG